One genomic window of Microbacterium testaceum StLB037 includes the following:
- a CDS encoding VIT1/CCC1 transporter family protein yields the protein MTTLPGAHPDEPHRQGLAQRLNGLRAGVLGANDGIVSTAAVVVGVAGATSEVGPVLIAGLAALVGGAVSMALGEYVSVSSQRDSERALIQKERRELAEDPDAEFSELVGLYEAQGLTRDTATRVATELTASDALKAHLAIELNIDADDVVSPWTAALASAVAFTVGALLPLLTILLAPVGIRVPLTFAAVLVALAVTGYVAAWIGGARRGRSILRTVIGGALALGATYLVGSLFGVAAG from the coding sequence ATGACCACGCTTCCCGGTGCCCACCCCGACGAGCCGCACCGCCAGGGACTCGCCCAACGGCTGAACGGCCTGCGCGCCGGAGTCCTGGGGGCGAACGACGGCATCGTCTCGACCGCCGCGGTCGTCGTCGGTGTGGCCGGAGCGACGAGCGAGGTCGGGCCGGTTCTCATCGCCGGGCTCGCCGCTCTCGTCGGCGGAGCCGTGTCGATGGCCCTCGGCGAGTACGTGTCGGTCTCGAGCCAGCGCGACAGCGAGCGGGCGCTCATCCAGAAGGAGCGCCGGGAGCTCGCGGAGGATCCGGATGCCGAGTTCTCCGAGCTCGTCGGGTTGTACGAGGCCCAGGGGCTCACGCGCGACACGGCGACCCGGGTGGCGACCGAGCTCACGGCATCCGATGCGCTGAAAGCCCACCTCGCGATCGAGTTGAACATCGACGCCGACGACGTGGTGAGCCCGTGGACGGCGGCTCTGGCCTCGGCGGTGGCGTTCACGGTCGGGGCGCTGCTGCCGCTGCTGACGATCCTGCTCGCGCCGGTCGGGATCCGCGTGCCGCTGACGTTCGCGGCGGTGCTCGTGGCGCTGGCCGTCACGGGGTACGTGGCCGCGTGGATCGGCGGGGCGCGCCGTGGTCGATCGATCCTGCGCACGGTGATCGGCGGCGCGCTGGCGCTCGGGGCGACGTATCTCGTGGGGTCGCTGTTCGGCGTCGCCGCGGGGTAA